Genomic segment of Oscarella lobularis chromosome 13, ooOscLobu1.1, whole genome shotgun sequence:
agccgttgtagtcattgtagccgttgtagtcgttgtagtcgttgtagtcgttgtagccgttgtagccgttgtagccgttgtagccgttgtagtcgttgtagtcgttgtagtcgttgtagccgttgtagcctttgtagccgttgtagcctttgtagccgttgtagtcgttgtagcctttgtagccgttgtagccgttgtagccgttgtagtcgttgtagtcgttgtagtcgttgtagccgttgtagcctttgtagccgttgtagcctttgtagccgttgtagtagttgtagcctttgtagccgttgtagccgttgtagccgttgtagccgttgtagtcgttgtagtcgttgtagccgttgtagccgttgtagtcgttgtagtcgttgtagtcgttgtagtcgttgtagtcgttgtagccgttgtagtcgttgtagccgttgtagccgttgtagtcgttgtagccgttgtagcctttgtagccgttgtagcctttgtagccgttgtagtcgttgtagcctttgtagccgttgtagcctttgtagccgttgtagtcgttgtagtcgttgtagtcgttgtagtcgttgtagccgttgtagccgttgtagccgttgtagccgttgtagcctttgtagccgttgtagccgttgtagcctttgtagcctttgtagtcgttgtagcctttgtagccgttgtagccgttgtagcctttgtagcctttgtagccgttgtagcctttgtagtagttgtagcctttgtacagtagttgtagtagttgtagtagttgtagtagatgtagtagttgtagtagatgtagTAGATGTCGTAGATGTAGTACCTGAagcctctttctcctcataTTGACAAGTTTTTAGTATATTCAAAATTAACACCGGTATTGCAAAGGGAGTGGGATGGAATAGAGAGGGAATTCTCCTCTAAAGATTTGACTCGAAAAGTGCGTAAACACACGTTTGGGTCTTTGAGATAAAAGGTCTGACGTGTGTAGGGCTATgagaaacggttgagagaGCTCTTCAAATTGGCTggtttcgttgtcgtcacGGACGACGCTAAGTCTAAGAAGGCGGTCGAAAAAGAGCCAGGTAAGTCAGTGAGAGGGTTTGTCATATAGGAGACACGTTGTTTTTCTGTAGACTCTGACAAGGAGTCATCATCGAAGCTCTTTGCAGACTTAGAGGCTTGTAGAAAGGTGAGAAGAGCTCGACTCTGTCTATGGAGTTTTATTCTCTCTTTAGGAATacgagaagctgaagaaCGAGCTGGAAACTCTAAGAATGCAGCTAGGAAATGGAACTAGATCAGATGTAGTTGCTCTATCACAGAATACAACGTTGCAAGAAGAACACAAGGAGAGTAATCAAACCGTAGTCGCAAaacaatttgacgtcaccacaGAGACCGTAACGCTGCAAGAAGGAGGAGAGCAGAAACAAAATCAAACCACAGGTGCTAAACCATTAAATACCACCACAGAAACCAATGTAAAAGATtaaaatctaaagaaaaatctttCTAGCGTACGTTAAGGTCTTTTCTCTCGCGGTTCGCAAACCAAATGTAGAAGAAGGGCGACAGGGAACACGAAAATGGCGAGCGTTGGCACTCAGGACCCGCCGACTCTATCGATCGCGACGCGGACGACCCGTTTCGATCCCGAATTCGCGCGTATCGTCGCAATGGCGTCACCGCCCCGCGAAAAGAACAAATACACGCGCGACGAGATCACCGTGTGTCGCGTCGAGAAGCGAAACGGCGGATggaagtcgaacgacgcttcGCCGCCCTTTCCGGGctcgctcgtcgaagaaaaagctCGCGAATCGAACGAAGATGAAACGGAGCTCGAGGAAGGGGACGAATTCGATGCGGAGCGCGCGAACGCGTTGGAAAACGGCAGTTGCGCTGATTTCGATTCGGTAAGCTAATGAAATGCATGCATGGCTTCGTTTTCCAATGGGGGGacccttctctcttttttttgtcaaGATCGCTTTGGATGAGAATCAGTCGTTGTGTAGTCAACAGAGTCTTGAAAGTAAGGACTACTTGTCTAAGTGACTACCTCTGACCTTTGTCTCTATTGTGACCATTGTTCTGAGGTGGTTTAGACTGGTTTTTACTATAGTCCATTTTGTTGTTCTGtgagaaagggggcccctttctTTTATTAGCGTCTGCTAACGTTAGCTGCACGGGGAGCCATTCTCGTCTGAAGAGCGGTGATTGGGTGACCGAGCAGTTGGAAATGAGTAGGGAGTCATTGGTCTTCTGTTGCGTGAGGttcgaagagagagagagagagaaggacagaattatttaattcaattaatctTGGTCTCTCTTTCTAGTTCCAAAATGAAGCACGTTGTGCATTTTAACGTCAAAAAAGGTGACGTTATTGTATGGGAATTTGCGACGACTAAACGAAATTTGGGATTCGGTACGAAAACTAAATAAAAACGTGGGAGATATTCGAACGTTTCTTAGGCGTTCTCTTCGAATCCACTGTCGTTGAAGGGGACtccgaggaagaagacgggGCAATAAAGGttagagaaaatcaatatatGAAAGAATTGAAcacgtctctctctctctttataGGGTCAAAATAGTTCAGATAAATGCGAGGACAATATTTTCCCTATATTGCCTGAATTCATTGTAAACAGTCACGTAAGTCCGATAATGGGAAGTCACATGGCTATCACCGATGGTGTCTACGTCATCACCTTCGATAACTCCTACTCCAAGTATAGGAGattcgaaaaattcgtttcattttttttctcgacggctttttttccttagatttttttcaaaggatTTGTTTTACAGAATCACGGCCCAACAGGCGAAAAATCAACTTCTCCCTCCtcctacaaaaaattaaagcgaCGATACATATATGATTAACTACTGCCCGTGTACAAAGTGACTTCGCGCTGATTACGTTCTTTAATCATTAGCACGAACGAAATTGAATTGAATTGAATAGAATAGTTTTCCCCGCATACAAAAAAACCCGGCGTCGAGATTTTAGTAGACTTTGTTGAAGGGATTATACGGATAATTCAGACTGACTGTCTTTGAAAATGCGCCGGTACGAGCAAACGGTGACATTGGCTCTTCCTGGGGCAATTTCCTAATAGAATAAGCATACGTAAGATTTGATGATTATATAAGTATTTTAATTTGGAATACCTGTAAACTCGTCTAGTCGTGGAGACCATGTGAGAGTCTACGTTTTGTCGTAGGGGATACGTCGCTGACCAGAGAACTTTTCCCGTGTATCCCGGTATATTTGGCCGGCTAATAAAGGATTGATACTCTCATAGGGTACGTGCTTTCAACAGTAGTATTACTTACTGGGCTATAGTCGTTGGTCTAGGCTTTTGAAGACGAATAGGCTTCTGGTTCAAAGTCGTGTAGAATCCGCCTTTCAGGTCAGTGGGATTATGACCCCTAGAGATGCACACGTTACCGGGGGAACGTTAGAGAGTTCAGTTGTCTAACATATAGCCAGGCATTGAACCGTTCTCCTTAGCACCCGATCTACTATAGAAGAAACCAGACAATGAATAGAATAGAGGTTGATACTAGTCTCCTTACAAGACAACTGTGTGAGGTCCCCTTCCGTATTGACCTATACGTGCCTGGGTGTAGTCCCACGGCCTGGCAACCGTCTAAAATAAACGGTAAACGGTTCGACTGTTAGGATTCTTCCCCCTTTAACCTGCCAGTCTTCTGGCGATGCTGCATAGCGTTTGATATTCAATCTCGTATCCACGGGGTCCGCTTTGGTCTCGTGGGCCATCGGTGGGCGGGGAGAGGGCGCCGTACGCCGGTGCcatccgacgtcgtcgttagCGCTGCAGTTCGATCAAATTATAGCGTAGTTCTATTGGATTAGTCGTACGTACTCTTGATAGGATGTTTTGTACATGGCCTTGGTTGCTAACGAACTGTAGAGCGCTTTCAAATCAGCCTCCTCGTCCTGCACCTCATCGTCCCTCTAGAGACCAAAAGATTAAATGCCCGCTAtagaatttaattattaggcTATTACCTGATCGATCTGAGGAGTTGAAGATCGAGAATCTGCACCCCCACACATAGAATTTCCTCCTATATGCACTTCCCTTTATTATTTCTAACCGTTTGCTGGTTTCTCCTTGCGTATTCCCAAAGCCGGTGTCGCTGATTTGACGCGAGCTCGAccgctcgtcgccggcatGGGACTCGATCGCGACGCCGCCCATCGaaccgtcgacggcggacgCGTGTCGATCGCGAGCGAGCGCATGCCCGTTACCGGATCGACAATGGGATTATCCTCGCGGTGCGGCGTCGGTATATTGGTTTGTTGTGGGGCGACGTTGACACCGCGGCCGCGTAGAGTGGGAAATTTGTTTGGACTGCGTCGCTCGTTTGATATGCTCGGCGATAGGCCGGCGTTTGCGTCCGAGCGGTAGAAGGTGCTAGATTTTGGTCGCGGACGAAGCGACGTGTCGACCATGGTCGCGTTATACACAAATCGGCGCTATGACGACCTTCGTTCCAGCTCGGGCGACATCACGTGCGGACGTCCGCGGCTCTAATGTAGTGGCCTCTGTTTGTATAtgaggaaaaagaaattatcTTGCGATATACACCGCTGTAGCAGTAATCCTTAGTAGATAACCTTACTCTAGTAAACCGAGCCACGTTTCTTGTTTCCGGAAACCGGTGGCACTCTTTTCGTCGTAAAAATCACGCGATAACTTAATCTAATGCACAGGCACGTGGTCTCTTTGACTCCACCCTTCAACCTGCCTTCAACCAGGGATATAGGAGAGATCTCCTATATTCCTGCTTCAACAACCAGTCGGCATTTTCTCTGTGATGGGAGACCGATTGAAAGAGTGCCTCATACCTGTTATGTCTAGGGCCGTAGACGCCGCGTCTAACCTTTTGAATCCTTCCTCGAACTTTGGGGATAAGCTCGTCGAAAAAGTATGCGTTACGTTTGAGCAAATGAGAGGAATCGAGGGAACATACAAAGAGAATAGCAAAAAGGCGGCTAGAGAGCTTTTTGAAATACTGATAAAGCGGCCGGAGAGTGTCTtcaataaattctgcaaagTTCTGGAGGAAGTAGAGCAAGGCCAGGATCTTCTTGATCTTATTAAAGGTAATTTTACACTCTTTTCAGTTTGACTTTCGTAAGGCATGCACTCATAGCGCAACAACAATCTTGGTAGAAGTCAAGTACCGCGGAGGAGGTTCCTAGTATGGATCACAGTGGTCATGACAAAGGAGAGGGAGACAACATTCGCCAGCAAATTAGTCGCCTGCAACGGAAATTCAAAACATCCAGCCGTCAAGAGATGGACGGCTGGCGTTGCAACAAGTATTACCATACTCTGCTGCAGTTGCAGTTGGCGtagtggtggtggtggtggtggctTCTGGAAACGGGCCGCTTGCTGTCAAAGCCTTATATTTCTTCaggcttttttctttgtagttTCTTGCACCGGGGGAGACGTCACTCGTACATAAAGACAGCGCCTCCTGTGACGTGGATATGATATGTGTCTGTTTTATGGGGCGTTTTATGGTGGCATGTACTGTACTGAGTCATGTACACGTGTGTATCCGGGCTCGTTTTACGCAACTTGAACGCAATGGCGAATGATCTAGTGTATCTTTGCTCTCCTCGAGACTGCAGCGACGTCAGGTTTGCTGCGATTGTATTTCTTGTCTCATAAATAGCCCGTCTTAGGTGTCGGCTCAAGGAAAACGACCTAGTGGATCGTTCCAGACGTACAGGGCCCTACGATAAGGAATGGCTTGCTATACCAATCGTCGCTTCAGCAGCACAAAACAAAGACGTGTCTCCCGACAGAATCACGCATTTCAATCTTCCCTCGTCGCCATCAAAATCCCCGCAAATTCGACTCAAAGAGAAACTCGACGCAATCGCAGCAAAAATCGACATTCCAACAATTTGGGAAATCCACGGCGACCTGATCCTCTTCCCACACGACTCCTTCCCCACCATCGATTGGAAATCACGCATGGGAACGCAAATCCTCAACATCATAAgcgaaattttcaaaataaatCGAATCGgcacgaaacgacgaataaAAGCCGGCGAATATCGTCAACCGAACGTCGAACTAATTCGAAGCGGCGATACAGGAGGCTGGGTCAAACACACAGACAATAAAATCGTCTActgttatgacgtcactcgctGTATGTTTTCACGTGGAAATATAACGGAGAAACTTTGGATTGGATCATTGGATTGCAGTGGGGAGACAGTCGTTGATCTTTTCGCGGGGATCGGCTACTTTACGTTGCCCTACTTAGTTCACGCGGGCGCGAGAGTCGTGCACGCGTGCGAGTGGAATCCAGACGCCGTTGAAGCGTTGAAACGAGGTCTAGCGgaaaacggcgtcgccgaacgaTGTACCATTCATTTTGGAGACTGTAATGAGGTAAGATAATAGATGAAGTATTGAGGgttctattttctttttcttaggttgCGCCTATAGGAATTGCTAATCGGGTTAATCTAGGGCTTTTGCCGTCGAGTGAAGTCGGATGGCATGCTGCGTGTCGCTGTCTCGATTCTCGTACTGGCGGTTGGCTTCACGTTCACGGCAATGTGAATCTGTTACATAGACGCGTTTCTAAGTCGGATTCTGACGTGTCTTGGAAGTCAATTGATGATTGGTTGGATTTTGTTGTCAAATCATTTCACTCGCTTTTTGTCGAGGTGCATGGGTGTGAGTGGGACGTCGTGGGACGAAATGCGCGGAAGGTGAAGTCGTACGGACCGCATATACTTCACGTTGTCGCTGACATTCAGTGCAAACCAAAATGTATATAATATCGTATGCGGATACGTAGTTGtgacgtttgacgtcacgtgtaCGGCTGCATGTCTTGTGCGAACGACAGCACGGCTTCGAAACCATCAACGACAAGTACAGCAACACTAGAGAGTGGTAAAAACAGCTCTTTTTGTGAGGGCGAAGGTAAGGGGTCCCTTTCTTTATTGCAGACTTGCTTCGAGACGATTCGCCGGACGAAGTACAGTAGAATTATGTCGAGAACATCGAGCGAACTCAGTTTATGCATATTTAGGCGCTCATGGACGTGAGCCAGATGAGTCGCGAGGGAAGTCCCAAGCGAAGAACAAAATCGCcctttcgtcgaattctcaTTTCTGTAGGAGGAAGACCGGATATTGTTTctggacgaagaagaggaggaggacgctTGCAAATACAACCGATTTGAATCCGAAAGAGGTCCCACCGTGGCCGACACGCCATCAACTCGCGGGCACACCCCTACGGAGGTCAAGAGAGAATCTAAGAATACGAAGAAAACATCGAAAGCGACCCGATGGTATATGATAAAGTAGACTCATATCTATAGTATTGAGTGCGACTTCTTATAGGTCTATAGAACGAGCAACTGAGGTCGTGCAGCTGCCACCCTGCGTTCCTCCGAATCAATATTATTCTTCCGGTGGTAGACCGGCGAATCCGTACGTCCGTTTCTATCCGTCGCATCAGTGGACTCATCCCCTGCCAAAGTATCGACCGCCTTTTTATTATCGgtgtccgccgccgccgccgccaccttatcatcatcatcatcatacTCTTCGATATCCCAGTCCGGTGTCAGTTGGTACCGGGAGAGAGGGCTTGTTTTTTGCTCCGGTGAAGAGCAACAAGCCGGCGGCGGTGCTGCCTTTACCGTTGCCTGTTCCTGTTGCCAGAAAGCGGGTGCAAGCCCAGCCATCATCGGTGGAGCCAACAGCTCCAGCCCAGACTTCGCCGGCTCCGGCTCAGACTTCATCGGTTCAGACTTTGCCGGTTCAGACTCCGCCGGTTCAGACGCGCACTCGGCGTACTGAGctaaagacgacgaaaaaaattaaaccgATTGTGTTTGATGAAGAGGCAAGTCTGCTGGATTCAATAGTGTGACTTGCTTATCAATATGTATCTCTTCTTTACAGGTATCTGACAAAGAGGCAAGGAGCCAAAAGAAATCTTCTTGTGGCTACTATCTTGCAGCTAATTCGCAGTCCAAAATTGTCATATCGAATCTTGCCAGGCATGTGACACGTTTGAAACTAATGGAATTGATGAAGGATATTGGTCCAGTCAAAGTATttaattacttaattaaaaaacttCTCGAGTGTTCTACGTAGAGTTTTGATATGGACGTGGGTCGGAGTGAAGTATCAAAGAAAGCCGTTGTAGCGTTTCACAACCCCAAACACGCTCTTGCCTGTCGAAGAAGATATGACAGGTTTGTAGAGAAAAGAGTAAAGATATGCTAGTAACTTGCATTTTATTCTCAGAGAATTTCTGGAAGGACAGCGTGTCAGTGTTCATTTTGGCAGTCAAGAGTAATAAAAGTTTCAACTTTGGTTAGGTAAGagtctttattttttttctgttctgATGAGATAAATCATAAATGTTGACTTTATTATTGACATAATTGAAATTTGGCGGTTTTCGTTCCCACGTGTGGGAACCAATATAATAAGGTGATTTGAATATAATCAGGAAGTCGTCTCTGACGACATACTCGTGTGATGATGACATCAATTTTAAAAGCCCCGATCCCGTATGTGCGAGAGATGGACGACGATCGCACGCGAAATCTCGCAAACGATCTCTGCCGTCTCTACATCGCCCACGCGCTGCGCAAAAAAGGCTGCACGGACTCGATCCCGTCGTCGATGGACCGCCGAGCGACTTCAAACGCGCGAAccgacgccgttttcgatCGCCTTCGCGAACTCGCGGACGCATTCGAAGAGCACAACCCGCGCGCATTCGAGGAAATGTGCGCGGCACTGCGCATCAACGCGGTGACCGTCTACGCgaacttcgtcgacgtcgcaagcGATCTTTTCTCGGACGGAATCCGATGGGGTCGCGTTGTCGCGCTCTACGCATTCAGCGGCgctctcgccgtcgaatgCGCGCGACGCGACTTGAAAGACTACGTCGCTAGCGTCAACAAGTGGGCGtccgaattcgtcgacgagaatctCGTTGAATGGATTGGAGCGAACGGAGGATGGGTGAGAAAGAGGGGGGGATAGCCCTTTGACATCGATATAGTGTCGCGTTCACACTAGTTGTAGCCAAAAGGGGTACTGTACTAGGGGAGGAAGTCCATGTGTTGGTTCCCATTCTCTAGCAAGGTCGCATGTGATTAGGGGGTCAAAATTAGATacatatatattttttcccATGGAGTCGCCGTAGAGTTTTTTATAGTCTCTCTTCTTAGGGGGTCAAAATTagatacatatatatattttccCATGGAGTCGCCGTATAGTTTTTTATagtctctcttctcttagGATGGGTTTTTGAGGTACTATAGTCGAAGAGGGAGGCAGGATGCGCAAGAGGATATACAGTGGCGGCGAATTGGTTATGGTGCGCTTGCGGCTGGAGGATTGGCGCTCGCTGCTTGGTTAATGGGTAAGTAAGTCTGCCCGATTAAATAGATTTTATATCATGGAATTTTGACACTCCGTGTGACGAAATTAACTACGTAAGCATAACGTGACGAtataaacaaataaacgAAAAGGGGAGCATTAAAACGGAAGATCAAAGGACAGTGCTATTCAAATTGGCGTGAATTTTCTGAACCAACGcattcgttttcgtcatttccgtcgtcaaaacgtcatagtcatcatcatcaataTGAACAAGTCCAtctgagagaaaagaacaggTAAGAAAATTATATAAATAACATATAAATTTACAATTTGAATCCTCGCCGTCTGGCCACCTTCCGGTGGCCGGTTCATCGGCCCATTGCCACCAATGATACCCCACAACGTAATGCTGATCAGCTAGCATTTTAGCATAAGCACTAAAAGCAGCCGCGCGTTCCGTCTGATTAACATAGGGATGATTTGCTCGAGCGCCTCGCGTATTCGGCAAATTCGAATCCAAAGCGGTGAAGGAAAATTCGCCGACTATAACCGGTTTCCCAGTGAATTGATGTATCTGGTAGAGATCCCCAACATTAGGCAAATCCGAATACATGTGCTGGTCGATCCAGTCGACATAGGGCGCGCTTGCTAGGAGCGCcggcgcgttcgacgacccAAATCTCATACCTAATATCATGTGATTCGTATCATATGTTCGTATCGCGGCGCTGGATAAATTAAAGTATTGCGTGGCGAAGACATAGAGAAAGGCGTCGCGATCTTTCGCGTAACGCGTCGCATTCAAAGTCTTATCCTTTAAATGATTTTCCACGTTGTCGAATGACGTCGCGTTGATGTTCCACGCCACGTCGAGattttgaatatttttatATGTTTCCTCGAGATAGGCGACGGCGCGTTGACGTCCGGCGGCTTCGACGTTCATCGTCAAATATTCGGCGAGAAAATCTTGTCCGAAATCGAATTCGTTATCGAGTTGCCAACCGATGAGATTCGTGTCGTTGGCGCGCGGTGCgacttcgttttcggcgaTTGCGAACATTTGCTCGCGCATTTGCTCGCCGAAAACGTCGCCCATTGTACTGTGATTAAACCACGTTGTGCCTATGTCGAGTAGATGACAGTAGAAGAGCTCAGGCTGTTTTTCCATTAGAGTCGCGCTCCAGCCACTGACCGTATTAAAATTCCACTTAagaagtcgatttttcgtGTTCTCCGACCACGCGCTTTCCGATCCGTATCGCGCCATCGTCGACTGATAATAGGGCGATAGTTTTAGAGCGGGAGCGTAGGAGAGCGTGTCTCCGCAATTGGGATATTGCTTCTTACACGTCGAACTCTCTcttccgccgacgccgtcatCGGCGCCGCCGTTGTTCGCGTGATTGACGCCGATTGTCATGAAGCGTTTCGCGTTCCGCGTCACCCACCAGGTGCCGTTCATGTCCTGCGTGACTCGAGGGAATTTCGATGGGGGTTCCGACGTCAATACATAGGCaatgatttttaattttttgtatcCTGCCTCTTCTGCTTGACGTATGCCTTTTTGTGTAGCGCAGCTGAAGTGGTCGTGCATAGTGGCGCTGTAATAGAGATAGAGCGGAGCAACGCTGTCTTCTGGGTGACCTGTATTGGTTTTATAGGCGTAGCCAGCTTGATACAGCTTGCTGTAGCCAGTGGAATTAAATTCTTCGTCTGACAGAACGTGATCGTTGAGGGAGGAGTCGTAATAGACGAAAAGAGGTATCGTTCCTAGAGTCAAATTGTTTATTTTCTTATCTAGATATCAGTGAGTGTCATGGGGACCTTCTTCTGGATTCGTCATTACGTATCcttcgcgacgaacgaagagGTAGTCCCACGAGTCAATTGTATTCACTTCGAATACAGCTTTCGTTGTCACGTAGTTGTCCTGTGTTGGAGTGGGAACGTTGCTTCTCCAGTAGAGTAAGTTCAGTGGGACGACGTCTGCTGACACACCGGTCATCATGAAGCAGAGGATCGAGAGCAGAGGAATACAAAGAGACATGACGATGGAGACGGAGTCACGTGAGCACGTAAGAATACATTTATTtcattaaaaaataaatacaaaaaaTCACTCTTGGGGTGTAGCTTCTTCATTaaaatctaaaagaaaattagtGTAATCTAGCAGGAGCAGAGGCGTTTTAACTTGAGAGCTCTGAGCTCTCAGAGTTGGTGGGGTGAACTATAAAATCACATAAAAAGCCTTCATACGAACGAGACTAACCAATCATCACAGATAAACTAAAGAGTTCTATACGTACAGTATTTTAAATACCTGTGTGAGACTCCAGTTGGATTGAATTTCAATTAACTAAAAACAAATTATGTTAATCCAAAATATTCAcgtgtcgttttttctttaggggATAAGTAATCGTAGTCAGAATCACGAAAAACATCAGCGTCTAATCACTCAGTACAGGTCTGTGTGTTGTTCATCAGACGATCTCTCGTAGGGGGGCCCCCGCATCGACTATTGATGGCTCACCTTGGTTGGTGTTAGGAACATTCCATAAGTCCTAAAGGAAGTCAGTGTAAGATTTTTTTGATACGAAAATGCTAAGTGTTTCTAAAGGGGCCTCAGTCGCGTTTAAAAGAAGTTTTCTCCACGAAAGCGTAAGACATATGCTTGTCTAAGTATTTTCATCAGGGGCAATAGGAGCAGACGCTAGAACCGTCGGAACCTTACCTCGTGCGCTTCACGTGACTCTTGGCGCGTCTTGCGCATGCTTTCGTTGCAGCTCCCGTAAACGTTCTCCCGCCTTCTTATTTTTCCCCCGATTTTCTACTCAATGCGAGAGCGAAAAAGCGCTAATGGACGACGTTGGAAATGAGCGGAAACGGATTGCAGTCTACAGGAAGATCGCATCGTAAGACAATAGGTGAAAATCTCGCCTCGAAAATCACCTCAAAAAGCAGACGAACGTCACCTGCAGCAGTCGAAATTGCTTTGGAGTCATTAGCAATTCGAATCGTGGTAAGAAGAACCGaaaagagaggagagaagGCCCCCTCGAGGGGGAATCATTATCGACTCTTGTTTTCTCAAGGACGACATCAAGAGTTCGAGTAAAGCGCTCCAAAAAGCCGCAATCGACGCCGCAATCGACTTCGCTACGGCATCGACCGAAGAAACGAACGCCGCTTCTATAATCGAAGGCACGCCCACGCAGTACATTATGAATATTTTgagatttttttattttcagcCATTTGCTCTACGATATTAacgaccgtcgacgaaacggtgTGCACCGGCGCACTTCGATGTCTCTCAAAACAGTCCATTGTACCGCACTACATAGAATGCCAGGTACACTatgaattattattattgatttattgattttctgagGGGATCTCGTCTTAGATATCTTTGATTCTTGGAAGTGTTGAGCAAGGCATGTCCGGTTTTAGTTCGGCCGGACAGGTCATTTTCTATGCGTTGAAGACGCTGTTGAAGCTTCTCGATCAAGTTCCTATTGAAATGGAGAATTGCGTCGTTCGTTGGAATCAACTCGTCTATCCCTATCTTCTCGCCAATGACGCGAATGTGAGAGGAGATTGAAATTGAGATTTTATTGCTATCTCTTGGTTCCAGATATCGAAGCTGGCTTTGGAAATTTTTCGACGCAGTTTGCCGTTCAAAGTGGAGAAATTGTTGGAGACTTTTGTACCTGATCTCAaacaggtaaataaataaataattctcAACAGGTACATGTATGAAGTGAACCTCTCTTTAGGTATTGCTAcctgaa
This window contains:
- the LOC136194790 gene encoding FYVE and coiled-coil domain-containing protein 1-like; translated protein: MASVGTQDPPTLSIATRTTRFDPEFARIVAMASPPREKNKYTRDEITVCRVEKRNGGWKSNDASPPFPGSLVEEKARESNEDETELEEGDEFDAERANALENGSCADFDSIALDENQSLCSQQSLETSANVSCTGSHSRLKSGDWVTEQLEMSRESLVFCCVSSKMKHVVHFNVKKGDVIVWEFATTKRNLGFGVLFESTVVEGDSEEEDGAIKGQNSSDKCEDNIFPILPEFIVNSHVSPIMGSHMAITDGVYVITFDNSYSKFFSKDLFYRITAQQAKNQLLPPPTKN
- the LOC136194788 gene encoding protein SPMIP7-like, translated to MVDTSLRPRPKSSTFYRSDANAGLSPSISNERRSPNKFPTLRGRGVNVAPQQTNIPTPHREDNPIVDPVTGMRSLAIDTRPPSTVRWAASRSSPMPATSGRARVKSATPALGIRKEKPANDSRSSTPQIDQRDDEVQDEEADLKALYSSLATKAMYKTSYQDANDDVGWHRRTAPSPRPPMAHETKADPVDTRLNIKRYAASPEDWQTVARPWDYTQARIGQYGRGPHTVVFRSGAKENGSMPGYMGHNPTDLKGGFYTTLNQKPIRLQKPRPTTIAHRPNIPGYTGKVLWSATYPLRQNVDSHMVSTTRRVYRKLPQEEPMSPFARTGAFSKTVSLNYPYNPFNKVY
- the LOC136194897 gene encoding tRNA wybutosine-synthesizing protein 2 homolog yields the protein MYTCVSGLVLRNLNAMANDLVYLCSPRDCSDVRCRLKENDLVDRSRRTGPYDKEWLAIPIVASAAQNKDVSPDRITHFNLPSSPSKSPQIRLKEKLDAIAAKIDIPTIWEIHGDLILFPHDSFPTIDWKSRMGTQILNIISEIFKINRIGTKRRIKAGEYRQPNVELIRSGDTGGWVKHTDNKIVYCYDVTRCMFSRGNITEKLWIGSLDCSGETVVDLFAGIGYFTLPYLVHAGARVVHACEWNPDAVEALKRGLAENGVAERCTIHFGDCNEVAPIGIANRVNLGLLPSSEVGWHAACRCLDSHAFLSRILTCLGSQLMIGWILLSNHFTRFLSRCMGVSGTSWDEMRGR
- the LOC136194787 gene encoding uncharacterized protein codes for the protein MSCANDSTASKPSTTSTATLESDLLRDDSPDEALMDVSQMSREEEDRILFLDEEEEEDACKYNRFESERGPTVADTPSTRGHTPTEVKRESKNTKKTSKATRWSIERATEVVQLPPCVPPNQYYSSGGRPANPYVRFYPSHQWTHPLPKYRPPFYYRCPPPPPPPYHHHHHTLRYPSPVSVGTGREGLFFAPVKSNKPAAVLPLPLPVPVARKRVQAQPSSVEPTAPAQTSPAPAQTSSVQTLPVQTPPVQTRTRRTELKTTKKIKPIVFDEEVSDKEARSQKKSSCGYYLAANSQSKIVISNLARHVTRLKLMELMKDIGPVKSFDMDVGRSEVSKKAVVAFHNPKHALACRRRYDREFLEGQRVSVHFGSQE
- the LOC136194898 gene encoding bcl-2-like protein 1; translated protein: MDDDRTRNLANDLCRLYIAHALRKKGCTDSIPSSMDRRATSNARTDAVFDRLRELADAFEEHNPRAFEEMCAALRINAVTVYANFVDVASDLFSDGIRWGRVVALYAFSGALAVECARRDLKDYVASVNKWASEFVDENLVEWIGANGGWVRKRGG
- the LOC136194783 gene encoding beta-agarase B-like, with protein sequence MSLCIPLLSILCFMMTGVSADVVPLNLLYWRSNVPTPTQDNYVTTKAVFEVNTIDSWDYLFVRREGYVMTNPEEGTIPLFVYYDSSLNDHVLSDEEFNSTGYSKLYQAGYAYKTNTGHPEDSVAPLYLYYSATMHDHFSCATQKGIRQAEEAGYKKLKIIAYVLTSEPPSKFPRVTQDMNGTWWVTRNAKRFMTIGVNHANNGGADDGVGGRESSTCKKQYPNCGDTLSYAPALKLSPYYQSTMARYGSESAWSENTKNRLLKWNFNTVSGWSATLMEKQPELFYCHLLDIGTTWFNHSTMGDVFGEQMREQMFAIAENEVAPRANDTNLIGWQLDNEFDFGQDFLAEYLTMNVEAAGRQRAVAYLEETYKNIQNLDVAWNINATSFDNVENHLKDKTLNATRYAKDRDAFLYVFATQYFNLSSAAIRTYDTNHMILGMRFGSSNAPALLASAPYVDWIDQHMYSDLPNVGDLYQIHQFTGKPVIVGEFSFTALDSNLPNTRGARANHPYVNQTERAAAFSAYAKMLADQHYVVGYHWWQWADEPATGRWPDGEDSNYGLVHIDDDDYDVLTTEMTKTNALVQKIHANLNSTVL